Proteins encoded by one window of Haematobia irritans isolate KBUSLIRL chromosome 2, ASM5000362v1, whole genome shotgun sequence:
- the LOC142225650 gene encoding uncharacterized protein LOC142225650, which translates to MSSEEELPEKLERLEITPVLPQVKLGDNLPLPLNPFYDAVVDEMNFTTGAEEKHSDNKQREASQTLSKTLNCRRCRLRRASESNVLDEMAHSTSPSTTSESSRLSPSCGVLKQSLKKSVSTGIPGYRKLLLREPVLKALSFCLHPQSNVRRKLIGSPNFEKSGINYHKQNSDVLHLTPKGMSDFRDLIDECQNLLKDEVKFNNGLEPNNFPNRNSKTFTKMQKQISSKSRNKTHQKQNALEISETKIKLGGCVSDFVCDNHMNGLTQPPSNSQRNGSTEQRCSTTCSQQAAGNSSTSSSDDVTITELASYFDTFVHIPKKMSSMAEMMYI; encoded by the coding sequence ATGTCAAGCGAAGAGGAATTGCCAGAAAAATTGGAAAGGCTGGAAATAACTCCCGTTTTACCACAAGTTAAGCTGGGCGATAACCTTCCCTTACCACTGAATCCCTTCTATGATGCTGTTGTTGATGAGATGAATTTTACAACTGGTGCTGAAGAAAAGCATAGCGATAACAAACAAAGAGAGGCTTCACAGACACtgtcaaaaactttaaattgtCGTAGATGTCGCCTAAGACGAGCATCGGAAAGCAATGTCTTAGATGAAATGGCGCATTCCACGTCTCCTTCAACCACGTCGGAATCTTCCCGTTTATCGCCCTCATGCGGAGTGTTAAAGCAATCACTCAAGAAATCTGTATCAACTGGTATTCCTGGCTATCGCAAACTATTATTGCGGGAACCTGTTTTAAAGGCGCTATCATTTTGTTTGCATCCTCAAAGTAACGTAAGAAGAAAACTCATTGGTtcgccaaattttgaaaaatcgggaATAAATTACCATAAACAAAATAGTGATGTTCTCCATTTAACACCAAAGGGTATGAGCGATTTTCGCGATTTAATTGATGAATGCCAAAATCTCCTTAAGGATGAAGTTAAATTTAATAACGGCTTAGAACCGAATAATTTCCCTAATAGAAATTCTAAAACATTCAcgaaaatgcaaaaacaaatcAGCAGTAAATCTCGCAACAAAACGCATCAAAAGCAAAATGCGCTTGAAATttcagaaacaaaaattaaacttgGAGGCTGTGTCAGTGATTTCGTATGTGATAATCATATGAATGGATTGACACAGCCTCCTTCAAATTCTCAACGAAATGGTTCTACCGAACAACGATGTAGCACAACATGTTCTCAACAAGCCGCTGGTAATAGTTCAACATCGTCATCCGACGATGTCACTATTACTGAATTGGCTAGTTATTTCGATACATTTGTACACATCCCCAAGAAGATGTCATCGATGGCAGAAATGATgtacatataa